A region from the Brassica napus cultivar Da-Ae chromosome C8, Da-Ae, whole genome shotgun sequence genome encodes:
- the BNAA08G23180D gene encoding auxin-responsive protein SAUR77, with protein MAKFGKLTKLIKKWPSFTKNHHPTTESSSSVATSKVSKCDGDLQLVYVGKSRRPYMLSSNVINHPLVQELLDRSSRFIEERHDQKTVLVACEVVLFEHLLWMLEDSFSDHDDDDDREIGSVQELAEFYTY; from the coding sequence ATGGCCAAGTTCGGAAAGCTAACAAAGCTCATAAAGAAATGGCCTTCGTTCACCAAGAACCACCACCCAACCACCGAATCCTCCTCCTCCGTGGCCACCAGCAAGGTCTCAAAATGTGACGGTGATCTTCAACTGGTCTACGTCGGGAAGTCTCGGAGACCTTACATGCTTAGTTCCAACGTCATCAACCATCCGCTTGTCCAAGAACTACTTGATAGATCATCGAGATTTATAGAAGAACGTCACGATCAAAAGACTGTCTTGGTAGCTTGTGAAGTCGTATTGTTCGAGCACTTATTATGGATGCTCGAAGACAGTTTCTCCGATcacgacgatgatgatgatcgCGAGATAGGATCTGTCCAGGAGTTGGCTGAGTTCTACACTTATTGA